One Phenylobacterium hankyongense DNA segment encodes these proteins:
- a CDS encoding CheR family methyltransferase, producing MTARDCEFVASLCAARAGLRVDPARAYLVESRLGPVARREGFGSVAELLQVVRDRGDERQVWAVVEAMVLPETSFFRDRAGLEQLWRETAPEIARRRNGAPVRIWSAGCASGQEVYSLAMLLEEAGPGALKAELFASDLSERLLEKAQSGLYSQFEVQRGLAARELVRHFEKRDEMFLLSRRVRQHVRWRRVNLIDDFSRLGRFDIVLCRHVLGSLTEPARARVLAGLAGALAPDGVLMLGAGESWDEAPAGLRPVDGLPGAWSFSQAVRAAA from the coding sequence GTGACGGCCCGCGACTGCGAATTCGTCGCCAGCCTGTGCGCCGCCCGCGCCGGCCTGCGGGTCGACCCGGCCCGGGCCTATCTGGTGGAGAGCCGACTGGGGCCGGTGGCGCGGCGCGAGGGCTTCGGCTCGGTCGCCGAGCTGCTGCAGGTGGTGCGCGACCGCGGCGACGAACGCCAGGTCTGGGCGGTGGTCGAGGCCATGGTGCTGCCGGAGACCTCCTTCTTCCGCGACCGCGCCGGCCTCGAGCAGCTGTGGCGGGAGACCGCGCCGGAGATCGCCCGACGCCGCAACGGCGCGCCGGTGCGCATCTGGAGCGCCGGCTGCGCCTCCGGCCAGGAGGTCTACTCCCTGGCCATGCTGCTGGAGGAGGCGGGGCCGGGGGCCCTGAAGGCGGAGCTGTTCGCCTCCGACCTCAGCGAGCGGCTGCTGGAGAAGGCGCAGAGCGGCCTCTATTCGCAGTTCGAGGTGCAGCGGGGGCTGGCGGCGCGCGAGCTGGTCCGCCACTTCGAGAAGCGCGACGAGATGTTCCTGCTGTCGCGCCGCGTGCGCCAACACGTGCGCTGGCGCCGCGTGAACCTGATCGACGACTTCTCGCGGCTGGGGCGGTTCGACATCGTGCTCTGCCGCCACGTGCTGGGCTCGCTGACGGAGCCGGCGCGGGCCCGCGTGCTCGCCGGGCTGGCGGGGGCGCTGGCGCCCGACGGGGTGCTGATGCTGGGCGCAGGCGAGTCCTGGGACGAGGCGCCGGCTGGCCTTCGCCCGGTGGACGGGCTGCCCGGCGCTTGGTCGTTCAGCCAGGCGGTCCGCGCAGCGGCCTGA
- the chpT gene encoding histidine phosphotransferase ChpT, translating into MTDQLPVPDAPAVRAAELAAYLAARMCHDFISPASAIVSGLDLLEDPSAQDMREDAMNLIGASARKLADLLAFSRVAFGASASAETFDARELEKLAQGVFGHMRAQLEWGVETPGVSKPAARALLNLAQLAGGALPTGGTARVRCVQEGASIAIAIDATGPRARLRPEVLAGLRGEALAEGLHGHWVQAYYVHLFLGDAGGRVFADVNEERVLFAATVPA; encoded by the coding sequence ATGACCGATCAGCTTCCCGTCCCCGATGCGCCCGCCGTCCGCGCGGCCGAACTCGCCGCCTACCTGGCGGCGCGGATGTGCCACGACTTCATCAGCCCGGCGAGCGCCATCGTCTCCGGCCTGGACCTCCTGGAGGACCCCTCGGCGCAGGACATGCGCGAGGATGCCATGAACCTGATCGGCGCCTCCGCGCGCAAGCTCGCCGACCTGTTGGCGTTCAGCCGCGTGGCGTTCGGCGCCTCGGCCTCGGCCGAGACCTTCGACGCCCGCGAGCTGGAGAAGCTCGCTCAAGGCGTGTTCGGCCACATGCGCGCCCAGCTCGAATGGGGGGTGGAGACGCCCGGGGTCAGCAAGCCCGCCGCCCGCGCCCTCCTGAACCTGGCGCAGCTGGCCGGCGGGGCGCTGCCGACCGGCGGCACGGCCCGCGTGCGCTGCGTGCAGGAAGGCGCCTCCATCGCCATCGCCATCGACGCCACCGGGCCGCGCGCGCGGCTGCGGCCGGAGGTGCTGGCGGGCCTGCGCGGCGAAGCCCTGGCCGAGGGCCTGCACGGCCACTGGGTGCAGGCCTACTACGTCCACCTGTTCCTGGGCGACGCGGGCGGGCGCGTGTTCGCCGACGTCAACGAGGAGCGGGTGCTGTTCGCGGCCACGGTTCCCGCCTAG
- a CDS encoding sigma-70 family RNA polymerase sigma factor yields the protein MAPPDAKPPRDGANDEAFKRELVQLIPHLRAFARTLCGDPAAADDLAQDAMMKAWDARNSFQMGTNMKAWTFMILRNQFYSEKRRSWRQSQLDQEAAERTLVAVDDPEAPVALDELRLGLAMLPAEQREALILVGAGGFAYEEAAEICNCAVGTVKSRVSRARRALHAILDEGNYDRDGASAGDAMRAILADAERLSTVR from the coding sequence ATGGCGCCGCCCGACGCGAAGCCGCCGCGAGACGGCGCGAACGACGAAGCCTTCAAGCGTGAGCTCGTCCAGTTGATCCCGCACCTGCGGGCGTTCGCCCGCACCCTGTGCGGCGATCCGGCCGCGGCCGACGACCTGGCGCAGGACGCGATGATGAAGGCGTGGGACGCCCGCAACAGCTTCCAGATGGGCACCAACATGAAGGCCTGGACCTTCATGATCCTGCGCAATCAGTTCTATTCGGAGAAGCGCCGCTCGTGGCGCCAGAGCCAGCTCGACCAGGAAGCCGCCGAGCGGACCCTGGTGGCGGTGGACGATCCGGAAGCGCCGGTGGCGCTGGACGAACTCCGTCTGGGCCTGGCCATGCTGCCGGCCGAGCAGCGCGAAGCGCTGATCCTGGTGGGCGCCGGCGGGTTCGCCTACGAGGAGGCCGCGGAGATCTGCAACTGCGCCGTCGGCACGGTGAAGAGCCGGGTCAGCCGCGCGCGCCGCGCCCTGCACGCCATCCTCGACGAGGGGAATTACGATCGCGACGGCGCGTCTGCTGGAGACGCCATGCGGGCTATCCTGGCCGACGCGGAGCGCCTAAGCACCGTCCGTTGA
- a CDS encoding MASE4 domain-containing protein has translation MTVQAARRRPKPREECRSMIGAAAVLKEQDFILSSLAPSPGQKRLALAVVVFLLAAFFTIVGPLAAVHLPKVGAFIAIYATAMFVTDMITAVLLFAQFSILRSRALLAISSGYLFAALMVIPWMLTFPSVIAPTGLLGAGLQSTVWLYMIWHAGFPIMVIAYALLKDVDPTQRLWAGSVRTAILWTVGLTAGVVCAATYLVTADPQLPPLMLDPVQLSPLWAYAAAGPILLSVTAGVLLWTRRRSVLDLWLMVVMCAYVIEIGLIRFPIPARYSIGWYSGRVIGVLSASLVLFVLLYEITTLYAGLLRAVSAQRREREARLMTGDAVSASIAHEIRQPLAAMTTSAAAGRRWLNRETPDLPEAMAAFEAISTAGERAGALIEGIRAMFRKDAMTRTSVDMNELVSEALGQLSDELREHRISVRTELPTRAPRVTGDRVQLQQVLVNLIANAIDAMANTEGPRELRVKSAAHEAGGAVISVSDTGPGVEATHRDQIFNPLFTTKAHGMGMGLSICRSIVEAHDGQLWVTPNRPHGAVFQLLVPADPADSAGREKPSKGDVRASGGDPAVARLQ, from the coding sequence GTGACCGTCCAGGCAGCGCGCCGGCGCCCGAAGCCGCGCGAGGAATGCCGTTCGATGATTGGCGCAGCCGCCGTCCTGAAAGAACAAGACTTCATCCTGTCGAGCCTGGCGCCGAGCCCCGGGCAAAAGCGGCTCGCCCTGGCGGTCGTCGTGTTCCTGCTGGCGGCGTTTTTCACCATCGTCGGGCCGCTGGCGGCGGTTCACCTTCCGAAGGTCGGCGCGTTCATCGCCATCTACGCCACCGCGATGTTCGTCACGGACATGATCACCGCGGTGCTGCTGTTTGCGCAGTTCTCGATCCTGCGTTCGCGCGCCCTGCTGGCGATCTCCAGCGGCTACCTCTTCGCCGCGCTGATGGTGATCCCGTGGATGCTGACGTTCCCGAGCGTGATCGCGCCGACCGGTCTGCTCGGCGCCGGCCTGCAAAGCACGGTGTGGCTGTACATGATCTGGCACGCCGGCTTTCCCATCATGGTCATCGCCTATGCCCTGCTGAAGGATGTCGATCCGACCCAGCGGCTGTGGGCCGGCTCCGTGCGGACCGCCATTCTTTGGACGGTAGGCCTGACCGCCGGCGTGGTGTGCGCCGCGACATACCTGGTCACCGCCGACCCGCAGTTGCCGCCCCTGATGCTGGACCCCGTTCAGCTTTCACCGCTGTGGGCCTATGCCGCCGCCGGCCCGATCCTGCTGAGCGTCACGGCCGGTGTCCTGCTGTGGACGCGGCGGCGTTCGGTGCTCGACCTGTGGCTCATGGTGGTGATGTGCGCCTATGTGATCGAGATCGGCCTGATCCGGTTCCCAATCCCCGCCAGGTACAGCATCGGCTGGTACAGCGGGCGGGTCATCGGGGTCCTGTCCGCAAGTCTCGTCCTGTTCGTCCTGCTCTACGAGATAACCACCCTCTATGCCGGGCTCCTGCGGGCGGTCTCGGCGCAGCGTCGGGAGCGCGAGGCGCGGTTGATGACCGGGGATGCGGTGTCGGCTTCGATCGCTCACGAGATCAGGCAACCGCTGGCGGCGATGACCACAAGCGCCGCGGCGGGCCGTCGCTGGCTCAACCGCGAGACTCCCGATCTCCCTGAGGCCATGGCCGCCTTCGAAGCCATCTCGACGGCGGGGGAGCGCGCCGGCGCCCTGATCGAGGGCATCCGGGCCATGTTCAGGAAGGACGCCATGACGAGAACGTCCGTCGACATGAACGAACTCGTCTCGGAGGCGCTCGGCCAACTCAGCGACGAATTGCGGGAGCACCGGATATCGGTGCGAACCGAGCTTCCGACCCGGGCGCCGCGGGTCACCGGCGATCGCGTGCAGCTGCAACAGGTGCTGGTGAACCTGATCGCCAACGCGATCGACGCGATGGCGAACACGGAAGGGCCGCGGGAACTGCGCGTGAAGTCGGCGGCTCATGAGGCGGGCGGCGCGGTCATTTCGGTCTCGGACACCGGCCCGGGCGTGGAGGCGACGCACCGGGATCAGATCTTCAATCCGCTCTTCACCACCAAGGCCCACGGCATGGGCATGGGCCTGTCCATCTGCCGCTCGATCGTCGAGGCCCATGACGGGCAGCTCTGGGTGACGCCGAACCGGCCCCACGGAGCCGTCTTTCAGCTCCTGGTTCCCGCCGACCCCGCCGACTCCGCGGGCCGCGAAAAGCCGTCCAAGGGCGACGTTCGCGCGTCCGGCGGCGACCCGGCCGTGGCCCGCCTGCAGTAG
- a CDS encoding entericidin A/B family lipoprotein gives MRKVVLMAVLAASVAVAACNTMSGAGKDVTAAGHAVTSTAEDAKH, from the coding sequence ATGCGCAAAGTTGTCCTCATGGCGGTCCTTGCCGCCAGCGTCGCCGTGGCCGCCTGCAACACCATGTCCGGTGCGGGCAAGGACGTGACGGCCGCCGGTCATGCGGTCACCAGCACGGCCGAAGACGCCAAGCACTAG
- the cysQ gene encoding 3'(2'),5'-bisphosphate nucleotidase CysQ → MGETLAEICEAAARLILPLWRSGLTVTTKADESPVTEADKRGEALILEALARHFPDIPVVSEEDASEFGAPEAIGPRFFLVDPLDGTKAFVRGDPHFTVNIGLIEHGRPVAGAVVAPPTGEAWFTAPGGALKRRDGGAAQAVRVRPWPTGEALALVSHTMKDETARKLAEQYGFDRREPMDSSIKLCRIAEGAADIYPRHGPTMEWDTAAGQAVLEAAGGRLTTPEGEPFVYGKADQGFRNGWFVARGGA, encoded by the coding sequence ATGGGCGAGACGCTCGCCGAGATCTGCGAAGCCGCGGCGCGGCTGATCCTGCCGCTGTGGCGCTCGGGCCTGACGGTGACCACCAAGGCCGACGAGAGCCCGGTGACCGAGGCCGACAAGCGCGGCGAGGCGCTGATCCTGGAGGCGCTGGCCCGGCATTTCCCCGACATCCCGGTGGTCTCCGAGGAGGACGCCAGCGAGTTCGGCGCCCCCGAGGCGATCGGCCCGCGCTTCTTCCTGGTCGACCCGCTGGACGGCACCAAGGCCTTCGTGCGCGGCGACCCGCACTTCACCGTCAACATCGGCCTGATCGAGCACGGCCGCCCGGTGGCCGGCGCCGTCGTCGCCCCGCCGACCGGCGAGGCCTGGTTCACCGCCCCGGGCGGCGCGCTGAAGCGGCGCGACGGCGGCGCGGCGCAGGCGGTGCGGGTGCGCCCCTGGCCGACCGGCGAGGCCCTGGCCCTGGTCAGCCACACCATGAAGGACGAGACCGCCCGGAAGCTCGCCGAGCAGTACGGTTTCGACCGGCGCGAGCCGATGGACTCCTCGATCAAGCTCTGCCGGATCGCCGAGGGCGCGGCGGACATCTATCCGCGGCACGGGCCGACCATGGAATGGGACACCGCCGCGGGCCAGGCGGTGCTGGAGGCGGCCGGCGGCCGGCTGACCACGCCCGAGGGCGAGCCCTTCGTCTACGGCAAGGCCGACCAGGGCTTCCGCAACGGCTGGTTCGTGGCGCGCGGCGGAGCATAG
- a CDS encoding Fe2+-dependent dioxygenase, with product MLLHIENVLTPEQVAQCRRRLAASDWVDGRITAGEQSARAKRNLQVPEGSDASRELGELILGALGRNPEFVSAALPLRVFPPLFNRYDAGMGFDTHVDNAIRFAGPVRYRTDLSATLFLSDPGDYDGGELIVEDTYGEHAVKLAAGDLILYPASSLHRVAPITRGSRWAAFFWTQSMVKSDEQRTLLWALDQAVQKLTLKVGQADPEVVSLTGTYHNLLRMWVEV from the coding sequence ATGCTGCTGCACATCGAAAACGTGCTGACGCCGGAGCAGGTCGCCCAGTGCCGCCGGCGGCTGGCGGCCAGCGACTGGGTGGACGGCCGCATCACCGCCGGCGAGCAGTCGGCCCGGGCCAAGCGCAACCTGCAGGTCCCGGAGGGCTCCGATGCGTCGCGGGAGCTCGGCGAGCTGATCCTCGGCGCGCTCGGCCGCAATCCGGAGTTCGTCTCCGCCGCCCTGCCGCTCAGGGTCTTCCCGCCGCTGTTCAACCGCTACGACGCCGGCATGGGCTTCGACACCCACGTCGACAACGCCATCCGCTTCGCCGGGCCGGTGCGCTACCGGACCGACCTGTCGGCCACCCTGTTCCTCAGCGATCCCGGCGACTACGACGGCGGCGAGCTGATCGTCGAGGACACCTACGGCGAGCACGCCGTGAAGCTCGCGGCCGGCGACCTGATCCTCTATCCGGCGTCGAGCCTGCACAGGGTCGCCCCAATCACCCGCGGGTCGCGCTGGGCGGCGTTCTTCTGGACCCAGTCGATGGTGAAGTCGGACGAGCAGCGGACCCTGCTCTGGGCGCTCGATCAGGCGGTCCAGAAGCTCACCCTCAAGGTGGGGCAGGCCGACCCGGAGGTCGTCAGCCTGACCGGGACCTACCACAACCTGCTGCGGATGTGGGTCGAGGTCTAG
- a CDS encoding TonB-dependent receptor — translation MRGGAASGVVGYWTGKGARVAQALALAAGAAAFGGAAQADDAGAGAATEISGVTVTAARPPLDPGLATALTTVRDTPQAISVIDQAQLKAQGVASLEQALRNVPGITIAIGEGGTLNGDQFKIRGFDAKDDVYVDGLRDFGAYTRDSFNYEEVQVLKGPSGAMFGRGTTGGAINTISKQPRLEDFASLDAYAGGGEYYRALADINRKLGAGAAVRLSLMANDSGVVDRDLVHSQRWGAAATIGFGLGADTTLTASYLHQHNHQRPDYGVVVVQRPGELIARPATEYDVGVERSTYLGFRNDVDRSDADMLTVRLTHQLNDKVRLTSDTRYGLYSRDFQYTTLDQCAAACTTALFDGNPATEAFGGIGGSSPYAMDAWGLQNISTARIDYDLGPLRNQAIVGVDLSKQVNDKLFYAYALPAGITTRPNLPHPIVNPDPNFPPGYTVFRAIPGQTISCAGSGNCTTNLLGPTVFTNVTGAGALDSHGESTDLGVFLTDRLWLSGKLSVIGSLRLDRYAAQVGTLTYANAFSTVKARSTLTSPRVSLVFEPAADQTWYLSWGKSQTPQGTSVVGAGTALTLSAKDLAPEDSEILEAGAKLAIPHTRLAATVSVFDIAKDNALQADPATGFLQAQSGERQEVKGVELGLTGKVTDAWSVSAGYSYLDARIKQSFSNCAVPTTTSGAPTNIVCVPGVTAAAPVLNTVAVGRQVTFVPKHSASLFTTYDLSRFVDGLSVGGDVTYQSKLFLAYVARSLSYADPATLTAARIAETPESVTLNAYASYRTGRCRFAVNVYNLADRLNYTQVFANRAVPAAGRTVIVSVGASF, via the coding sequence ATGCGGGGCGGGGCGGCGTCGGGCGTGGTGGGCTATTGGACGGGCAAGGGCGCGCGCGTGGCGCAGGCCCTGGCGCTGGCCGCCGGAGCCGCGGCGTTCGGCGGGGCCGCCCAGGCGGACGACGCCGGGGCCGGCGCGGCGACGGAGATCTCCGGCGTCACGGTGACGGCCGCCCGCCCGCCGCTCGACCCGGGCCTCGCGACCGCCCTGACCACGGTGCGGGACACGCCCCAGGCGATCAGCGTCATCGACCAGGCGCAGCTGAAGGCGCAGGGCGTCGCCAGCCTCGAACAGGCGCTGCGCAACGTCCCCGGCATCACCATCGCCATCGGCGAGGGGGGCACGCTGAACGGCGACCAGTTCAAGATCCGCGGCTTCGACGCCAAGGACGACGTCTACGTCGACGGCCTGCGCGACTTCGGCGCCTACACCCGCGACAGCTTCAACTACGAGGAGGTGCAGGTCCTGAAAGGTCCGTCCGGCGCGATGTTCGGGCGCGGGACCACGGGCGGGGCGATCAACACCATCTCGAAGCAGCCCAGGCTGGAGGACTTCGCCAGCCTCGACGCCTATGCCGGCGGCGGCGAGTACTACCGGGCGCTGGCCGATATCAACCGCAAGCTCGGCGCCGGCGCCGCCGTGCGGCTGAGCCTGATGGCCAACGACAGCGGCGTGGTCGACCGCGACCTTGTCCATTCCCAGCGCTGGGGGGCGGCGGCGACCATCGGGTTCGGCCTGGGCGCGGACACCACCCTCACCGCCAGCTACCTGCACCAGCACAATCACCAGCGGCCGGACTACGGCGTCGTGGTGGTGCAGCGGCCCGGCGAGCTGATCGCGCGGCCGGCGACCGAATACGACGTCGGCGTCGAGCGCTCGACCTACCTGGGCTTCCGCAACGACGTCGACCGGTCGGACGCCGACATGCTGACGGTGCGGCTGACCCACCAGCTGAACGACAAGGTGAGGCTCACCTCGGACACCCGCTACGGCCTCTACAGCCGCGACTTCCAGTACACGACGCTGGACCAGTGCGCCGCCGCCTGCACCACGGCGCTGTTCGACGGCAATCCGGCGACCGAGGCCTTCGGCGGCATCGGCGGCTCCAGCCCCTACGCGATGGACGCCTGGGGGCTACAGAACATCTCCACCGCGCGGATCGACTACGACCTGGGGCCACTGAGGAACCAGGCCATCGTCGGCGTCGACCTGTCGAAACAGGTGAACGACAAGCTGTTCTACGCCTACGCCCTGCCGGCGGGGATCACGACGCGGCCGAACCTGCCGCATCCGATCGTCAACCCGGACCCGAACTTCCCGCCCGGCTACACGGTGTTCCGCGCGATCCCCGGCCAGACCATCAGCTGCGCGGGCAGCGGTAACTGCACGACCAACCTGCTGGGCCCGACCGTCTTCACCAATGTGACCGGCGCGGGCGCGCTGGACAGTCATGGCGAGAGCACCGACCTCGGCGTCTTCCTGACCGACCGGCTGTGGCTGAGCGGCAAGCTGTCGGTGATCGGCAGCCTGCGGCTGGACCGCTACGCGGCGCAGGTCGGGACGCTGACCTACGCGAACGCCTTTTCCACGGTGAAGGCCAGGTCGACCCTGACCAGCCCGCGCGTCAGCCTGGTGTTCGAGCCCGCCGCCGACCAGACCTGGTACCTCTCCTGGGGCAAGTCGCAGACCCCGCAGGGGACCTCGGTGGTGGGCGCGGGCACGGCGCTGACGCTGAGCGCCAAGGACCTGGCGCCGGAGGACAGCGAGATCCTCGAGGCCGGCGCCAAGCTCGCCATTCCGCACACCCGCCTGGCGGCCACCGTCTCGGTGTTCGACATCGCGAAGGACAACGCCCTGCAGGCGGACCCGGCCACCGGCTTCCTGCAGGCGCAGTCCGGCGAGCGGCAGGAGGTGAAGGGCGTCGAGCTCGGGCTGACGGGCAAGGTGACCGACGCCTGGAGCGTGAGCGCCGGCTACAGCTATCTCGACGCCAGGATCAAGCAGTCGTTCTCCAACTGCGCCGTCCCCACGACCACCAGCGGCGCGCCGACCAACATCGTCTGCGTCCCCGGCGTGACCGCCGCCGCTCCGGTGCTGAACACCGTGGCGGTCGGCCGGCAGGTGACCTTTGTGCCGAAGCACTCGGCCTCGCTGTTCACCACCTACGACCTCAGCCGGTTCGTCGACGGGCTGTCGGTGGGCGGCGACGTCACCTACCAGAGCAAGCTGTTCCTGGCCTATGTCGCCCGCAGCCTCAGCTATGCCGACCCCGCGACCCTGACCGCCGCGCGGATCGCCGAGACGCCGGAAAGCGTCACCCTCAACGCCTACGCCAGCTACCGGACCGGCCGCTGCCGGTTCGCGGTCAACGTCTACAACCTGGCGGATCGGCTCAACTACACCCAGGTGTTCGCCAACCGCGCGGTCCCGGCGGCCGGGCGCACGGTGATCGTCTCCGTCGGGGCGAGCTTCTAG
- a CDS encoding DUF3553 domain-containing protein — MGPFSDPFLEPGVLVRHPTQEDWGLGQVQSVAGRKVTVNFEHAGKQVIDASVVRLVFVGDDPRAS; from the coding sequence ATGGGGCCGTTTTCCGATCCGTTCCTGGAGCCGGGCGTCCTGGTCCGGCATCCCACTCAGGAGGACTGGGGCCTGGGCCAGGTGCAATCGGTGGCGGGGCGCAAGGTGACGGTGAATTTCGAGCATGCCGGCAAGCAGGTGATCGACGCCTCGGTCGTGCGGCTGGTGTTCGTGGGCGACGATCCGAGGGCGAGTTGA
- a CDS encoding sensor histidine kinase — protein sequence MNGHLWGSLSTIRVRLTAALAAALLPVLMLGVVQSAIAFHREGVALSANLGFSAQRSAAAARARLEGAEILLQTLAPGSIGFQCAQRLAQVTHRVPGYANLIRFDRSGRVACAAADVPADPVRRQRVWFQRLAAGDPLVVTREAGSTYAHEPAVLAAARAAAPDGNFDGAFSAVIPLASLQPSLNDPSLPKRAEVALVDRAGHFINTTNPQAFPALPAGWRARTHAQGSLVWYGRDVRGERRVYSAAPVIGDDVYVVLSAASPGLLSWARLNPLTAILFPLLSFVLALAAVTVVAERVVVRWIAYLQRIAALYAKGRLSVRPVQAEQMPPEIRELAETLEDMADAIVGRDASLRDSLAQKDALMREIHHRVKNNLQVISSLLNMQQRALSDPAARAAMSDTRQRITALALIYRALYQGPDLKRVDLRPFLEELTAQLVAGEMLHGPAVRTEISVDALVIDPDRLAPLALFAVEAITNAQKHAFADRGGVLTVTFHVNGEQARLEISDDGKASEQSLIASGVGRTLMTAFARQLRGQVEMIRNASGGITARLIFPTPSADAIPPAAGNQAAA from the coding sequence ATGAACGGCCACCTCTGGGGCTCATTGAGCACGATCAGGGTCCGGCTGACCGCGGCCCTGGCGGCGGCGCTGCTGCCGGTGCTGATGCTCGGCGTCGTGCAGTCGGCCATCGCCTTCCACCGCGAAGGGGTGGCGCTGAGCGCGAACCTGGGCTTCAGCGCGCAACGCAGCGCTGCGGCCGCGCGCGCCCGGCTGGAAGGCGCGGAGATCCTGCTGCAGACCCTGGCGCCGGGCTCCATCGGCTTCCAGTGCGCGCAGCGGCTGGCGCAGGTCACCCACCGCGTGCCGGGCTACGCCAACCTGATCCGCTTCGACCGCAGCGGCCGGGTCGCCTGCGCCGCCGCCGACGTGCCCGCCGATCCCGTCCGCCGCCAGCGCGTCTGGTTCCAGCGGCTGGCGGCCGGCGACCCGCTGGTGGTCACCCGCGAGGCCGGATCGACCTACGCCCACGAGCCGGCGGTCCTGGCGGCCGCGCGCGCCGCCGCCCCCGACGGCAACTTCGACGGCGCCTTCTCGGCGGTCATCCCGCTGGCCAGCCTGCAGCCTTCGCTCAACGACCCCTCGCTGCCGAAGCGGGCGGAGGTGGCGCTGGTCGACCGTGCGGGCCACTTCATCAACACCACCAACCCCCAGGCCTTCCCCGCGCTTCCCGCGGGCTGGCGGGCCCGGACCCACGCCCAGGGCTCGCTGGTCTGGTACGGCCGCGACGTGCGCGGCGAGCGCCGGGTCTATTCCGCCGCCCCGGTGATCGGCGACGACGTCTATGTGGTGCTCTCCGCCGCCTCGCCCGGGCTCTTGTCGTGGGCGCGGCTGAACCCGCTGACCGCCATCCTCTTCCCGCTGCTGTCCTTCGTTCTGGCGTTGGCCGCCGTGACCGTGGTCGCCGAGCGGGTGGTGGTCCGCTGGATCGCCTATCTGCAACGCATCGCCGCGCTCTACGCCAAGGGCCGGCTCAGCGTGCGCCCGGTGCAGGCCGAACAGATGCCGCCGGAGATCCGCGAGCTGGCGGAGACCCTGGAGGACATGGCCGACGCCATCGTCGGGCGCGACGCCTCCCTGCGGGACTCGCTGGCCCAGAAGGACGCGCTGATGCGCGAGATCCACCACCGGGTGAAGAACAACCTGCAGGTCATCTCCAGCCTGCTGAACATGCAGCAGCGGGCGCTCTCCGACCCGGCGGCGCGGGCGGCGATGTCGGACACCCGCCAGCGGATCACCGCGCTGGCGCTGATCTACCGCGCCCTCTACCAGGGGCCGGACCTGAAACGCGTCGACTTGCGGCCGTTCCTCGAGGAGCTGACCGCCCAGCTGGTGGCCGGCGAGATGCTGCACGGTCCAGCGGTGCGCACCGAGATCTCGGTGGACGCCCTGGTGATCGACCCCGATCGCCTGGCGCCGCTCGCCCTGTTCGCGGTGGAGGCGATCACCAACGCCCAGAAGCACGCTTTCGCCGACCGCGGCGGGGTGCTGACGGTGACCTTCCACGTCAACGGCGAACAGGCGCGGCTGGAGATCAGCGACGACGGCAAGGCTTCGGAACAGTCGCTGATCGCCTCCGGGGTCGGGCGCACCCTGATGACCGCCTTCGCCCGCCAGCTGCGCGGCCAGGTGGAGATGATCCGCAACGCCAGCGGCGGGATCACCGCGCGGCTGATCTTCCCGACGCCCTCGGCCGACGCCATTCCGCCTGCGGCCGGGAACCAAGCTGCAGCGTGA
- a CDS encoding response regulator — MKTCLVVDDSRVIRKVARRIVEDLGFEVAEAVDGNEALAWCRAMMPQAILLDWHMPMMGGPEFLRRLRAEPGGDQPKVIFCSVENDLERIREALDSGADEYIMKPFDGEIVAAKFAQAGVA, encoded by the coding sequence GTGAAGACCTGCCTGGTCGTCGACGACAGCCGTGTGATCCGCAAGGTGGCCCGCCGCATCGTGGAGGACCTTGGCTTCGAGGTGGCCGAGGCGGTGGACGGCAACGAGGCGCTGGCCTGGTGCCGCGCCATGATGCCCCAGGCCATCCTGCTCGACTGGCACATGCCGATGATGGGCGGCCCCGAGTTCCTGCGCCGCCTGCGGGCCGAGCCCGGCGGCGACCAGCCGAAGGTGATCTTCTGCTCGGTCGAGAACGACCTGGAGCGCATCCGCGAGGCGCTGGACAGCGGCGCCGACGAGTACATCATGAAACCCTTCGACGGTGAGATCGTGGCGGCCAAGTTCGCCCAGGCGGGCGTGGCGTGA
- a CDS encoding NepR family anti-sigma factor, which produces MIEQRPSEDRRKSSAAMDEARLRQQAIGVRLRQMFDEVVNEDVPDEFLDILRRADSRSSEKG; this is translated from the coding sequence ATGATCGAACAAAGACCTTCAGAGGACCGGCGGAAATCTTCCGCCGCGATGGACGAGGCCCGCCTGCGTCAGCAGGCCATCGGCGTGCGCCTGCGCCAGATGTTCGACGAGGTGGTGAACGAGGACGTTCCCGACGAGTTCCTGGATATCCTTCGGCGAGCCGACAGCCGTTCGTCGGAGAAGGGCTGA